The genomic segment GTTGCCAGAGGTTCTGGGGCACCTTTCCCCTTTGACTTCAACCAGGTTTGGACGTCGTCAACAGTGTGGCCCTGAACGGCCTTCGTACTCCCTTGCGCAAGAGCCTTAATTTCATCGCCGTCAAACCCATTGCAACTGCAGAGAGCGGAGAACAACGGTTCAAGTTGTTTCTCCGGGCGATACCCCTTCGTGAAGGCATGGAAGACCTGACACAACCCCACTGCGAATAACGCATTGATCCTGAAGTGGGTTTGATGACTCAGCAGGTGCAGTTCCACCAGCAGCTCATCTGCTGTGCGTCGATACAGCGAAGGAATGACGTAAGGGAAAGCTGTGTGAAAGGCTTTCTTGCTGTCAGCGATCGTCTGGGACCCAGTCAAGCTTTTCTAAGGCTGTCTTTAAGGCAAGACCATAGCGCTGCTGTTGCCGCCGTTAAGATTCAGTGAGTCAGCAGGTCCAACATGATCCCCATCGTGATTGAGGAATCCGGACGCGGGGAAAGGGCGTTTGATATTTATTCGCGCTTGCTGCGCGAGCGAATCATCTTTCTCGGTGAAGCTGTCACAAGTGAGTCGGCCAACAGGATTGTTGCCCAGCTGCTGTTTCTTGAAGCAGAGGATCCTGAAAAGGACATCTACCTCTACATCAATTCTCCGGGAGGATCTGTTTACGACGGTCTTGGCATTTTTGACACCATGCAGCACATCAAGCCCGATGTTCATACCGTCTGCGTCGGCCTTGCAGCCAGCATGGGTGCGTTTCTTCTGTGTGCGGGTACTAAAGGAAAGCGAAGCAGCCTTCAGCATTCACGCATCATGATTCACCAGCCTCTCGGTGGGGCAAGGGGACAGGCCAGTGATATTCGTATTCAGGCTGACGAAATTCTTTTCTTGAAAGATCGTTTGAATAGGGAGCTTGCTGACAGAACCAGTCAACCTCTTGACAAAATCCAGACCGATACTGATCGCGATTTCTTTATGTCCCCATCTGAAGCCAAGGATTATGGATTAATCGACAGCGTTATTGATAAACGTCCCGTACATTCGGTTTGATTGCGA from the Synechococcus sp. UW179A genome contains:
- the psb29 gene encoding photosystem II biogenesis protein Psp29 produces the protein MTGSQTIADSKKAFHTAFPYVIPSLYRRTADELLVELHLLSHQTHFRINALFAVGLCQVFHAFTKGYRPEKQLEPLFSALCSCNGFDGDEIKALAQGSTKAVQGHTVDDVQTWLKSKGKGAPEPLATGLSAVTEDDFHYSRLVAVGLFSLLSEAQGNESDDPEELSKTVHAIGEQIGLSRPRLEKDLSLYRSNLEKMVQAVELMEETLAAERRKRERQRAEKASQD
- the clpP gene encoding ATP-dependent Clp endopeptidase proteolytic subunit ClpP, yielding MIPIVIEESGRGERAFDIYSRLLRERIIFLGEAVTSESANRIVAQLLFLEAEDPEKDIYLYINSPGGSVYDGLGIFDTMQHIKPDVHTVCVGLAASMGAFLLCAGTKGKRSSLQHSRIMIHQPLGGARGQASDIRIQADEILFLKDRLNRELADRTSQPLDKIQTDTDRDFFMSPSEAKDYGLIDSVIDKRPVHSV